A single region of the Methylocystis echinoides genome encodes:
- a CDS encoding DUF992 domain-containing protein codes for MPTLLNRLFGGACALMLLSPVAALAGDRVGTLQCRLLGNNLSILIENQQIDCAYSDDAEGGAPAHYTGTLTKVGPNISINGQGELAWGVIAATSHIGPGALAGSYMGPGVSAKIGVGGGGAILVGGSNNTFSLQPFNIEAGTGLGWNAGVESLTLTYVPPPPPPVVRKHRRHH; via the coding sequence ATGCCCACCCTTTTGAATCGCCTTTTCGGCGGCGCCTGCGCGCTGATGCTGTTGAGCCCGGTCGCCGCGCTCGCGGGCGACCGCGTCGGCACGCTGCAATGCCGTCTGCTCGGCAATAATCTGAGCATTCTGATCGAGAACCAGCAGATCGACTGCGCGTATAGCGACGACGCCGAAGGCGGCGCGCCGGCCCATTACACCGGCACGCTGACCAAGGTCGGCCCGAACATCTCGATCAATGGCCAGGGCGAACTCGCCTGGGGCGTGATCGCCGCCACCTCGCACATCGGCCCCGGCGCGCTTGCCGGCAGCTATATGGGCCCGGGCGTGTCGGCCAAGATCGGCGTGGGCGGCGGCGGCGCCATCCTCGTCGGCGGCTCCAACAACACCTTCTCGCTCCAGCCCTTCAACATCGAGGCAGGCACGGGTCTCGGCTGGAACGCCGGCGTCGAGAGTCTCACGCTGACCTATGTGCCGCCGCCGCCCCCGCCGGTCGTGAGGAAGCACCGTCGCCATCACTGA